A window of the Nocardia sp. NBC_01329 genome harbors these coding sequences:
- a CDS encoding type II toxin-antitoxin system Phd/YefM family antitoxin, with protein sequence MTRTISQAELRNGSAGVMDALEAGEDFVITRNGRPVGELRPIAPRHNLTTTELKRRLTRFASTSNAANERAEIDAAFGEDRVDD encoded by the coding sequence ATGACGAGGACGATCAGCCAAGCCGAGCTACGCAATGGCAGTGCGGGAGTCATGGATGCGCTGGAAGCGGGGGAGGACTTCGTCATCACCCGCAATGGCCGCCCTGTCGGCGAACTGCGGCCCATCGCTCCGCGGCACAATCTGACGACCACGGAACTGAAAAGGCGACTCACCAGGTTTGCGAGCACTTCGAACGCTGCGAACGAGCGTGCGGAAATCGACGCCGCGTTCGGAGAGGACAGAGTGGATGACTGA
- a CDS encoding type II toxin-antitoxin system VapC family toxin, translating into MTEPGAKFRYPVGLLDTCVLIDLTIIDDADLPIQPKISTVTLAELGLGVALASDAETLALRTERLLEIEHAFDALPFSSTAARRFTSMAKLVLAAGRSPKPRKMDLMIAAIASANDLPLFTRNVDDFTGLDPLLTVVAL; encoded by the coding sequence ATGACTGAACCGGGGGCGAAGTTCCGCTACCCCGTCGGCCTGTTGGATACGTGTGTACTCATCGACTTGACCATCATCGACGATGCGGACCTTCCGATTCAGCCGAAGATCAGTACGGTGACGCTCGCGGAGCTGGGCTTGGGCGTGGCTCTGGCATCGGATGCGGAAACGCTCGCGCTCCGAACCGAACGACTCCTGGAGATCGAGCACGCTTTCGATGCACTGCCGTTCTCCTCTACCGCGGCGCGACGGTTCACCTCGATGGCGAAACTGGTGCTGGCGGCCGGACGAAGCCCGAAACCACGCAAAATGGATCTGATGATTGCTGCCATCGCCTCGGCGAACGATCTCCCATTGTTCACACGCAACGTGGACGACTTCACAGGCCTGGATCCGTTGCTGACGGTGGTCGCGCTCTGA
- a CDS encoding LLM class F420-dependent oxidoreductase codes for MRFGIFIPQGWRLDLVGLEPATHWEVMRGLAARADANPVWESLWVYDHFHTVPEPTEEATHEAWTLMSAFAATTSRVRLGQMCTAISYRNPAYLAKVAATVDLISGGRTEMGIGGGWYEHEWRAYGYGFPTAGERLGRLDEGVQIFRQAWQTGTATLDGRYYRVDGAIVRPLPAQEGGLPLWIAGGGEKKTLRIAAKYANYTNFAGNSPDEFTHKSEILRAHCADVGTDFDAIVRSANFNVAIGATEAEVEQRKAEHTARIAPVLGEEKARAYVDNLNSGGAAVGTPEQIVEKLSAVRDRGLGYAIFNFPEAAYDTSGIELFEREVLPALTD; via the coding sequence GTGCGCTTCGGAATCTTCATCCCGCAGGGGTGGCGTCTCGACCTGGTCGGTCTCGAACCCGCTACCCACTGGGAGGTGATGCGGGGCCTGGCGGCCCGCGCCGATGCGAACCCGGTGTGGGAGTCGCTGTGGGTGTACGACCATTTCCACACCGTCCCGGAGCCCACCGAGGAGGCCACCCACGAGGCATGGACCCTCATGTCGGCCTTCGCCGCCACCACCTCGCGGGTGCGACTGGGCCAGATGTGTACCGCGATCAGTTACCGCAACCCCGCCTACCTCGCCAAGGTCGCCGCGACGGTAGACCTGATCTCCGGCGGCCGCACCGAGATGGGTATCGGCGGCGGCTGGTACGAACACGAATGGCGGGCCTACGGATACGGTTTCCCCACCGCCGGGGAACGGCTCGGCCGCCTCGACGAAGGTGTGCAGATCTTCCGCCAGGCCTGGCAGACCGGCACCGCCACCCTCGACGGCCGCTACTACCGGGTGGACGGTGCGATCGTGCGCCCGCTACCGGCCCAGGAAGGCGGCCTACCGCTGTGGATCGCGGGCGGCGGTGAGAAGAAAACACTGCGTATCGCCGCGAAGTACGCGAACTACACGAACTTCGCCGGGAACAGCCCCGACGAGTTCACCCATAAATCGGAGATCCTGCGCGCGCATTGCGCCGATGTGGGAACCGATTTCGACGCCATCGTGCGCAGTGCCAACTTCAATGTCGCCATCGGCGCCACCGAGGCCGAGGTCGAACAGCGCAAAGCCGAGCACACCGCCCGCATCGCTCCCGTCCTGGGCGAGGAGAAAGCCCGCGCCTACGTCGACAACCTGAACAGCGGCGGCGCGGCGGTCGGGACCCCGGAACAGATCGTGGAGAAATTGTCCGCCGTCCGCGATCGTGGCCTGGGCTACGCCATCTTCAACTTCCCCGAAGCCGCCTACGACACCAGCGGTATCGAACTCTTCGAGCGCGAGGTGCTCCCGGCACTCACCGACTAG
- a CDS encoding MerR family transcriptional regulator has product MRISEIATAAGTTPRAVRHYHRLGLLPEPVRPDNGYRDYGMAELARLMRIRWLAENGLSLGAMAAVFAAEPGTSDTEDLRADLAALHDEISHRVAQLVRKKEGLGRMLATVDAGRALTALPVELADALDAARERADDLERSALNRERDLLEIIAISGDTPDEMFTWFARAISDTSARESYRRMLRGWEQLRGRAVEQCGELIGQVAHELAAGLRAADFDSLLASGAASGPDFSPAELVPDPAQRRAVLRAIELLTGHPDTRP; this is encoded by the coding sequence GTGAGGATCAGTGAAATTGCCACGGCCGCCGGAACGACCCCGCGCGCCGTCCGCCACTATCACCGGCTGGGCCTGCTTCCCGAACCGGTCCGCCCCGACAACGGCTACCGCGATTACGGAATGGCGGAGCTGGCGCGACTCATGCGAATCCGCTGGCTCGCCGAGAACGGGTTGTCGCTGGGTGCGATGGCCGCGGTGTTCGCGGCAGAGCCCGGAACATCGGATACCGAAGACCTTCGCGCTGATCTGGCGGCTCTGCACGACGAGATCTCCCACCGCGTGGCTCAGCTCGTCCGTAAGAAGGAAGGGCTGGGCCGGATGCTGGCCACCGTCGATGCGGGCCGGGCGCTCACCGCGTTACCCGTGGAGCTCGCCGACGCGCTGGACGCCGCCCGGGAGCGGGCCGATGATCTGGAACGGAGCGCGCTCAACCGGGAGCGCGATCTGCTGGAGATCATCGCCATCTCGGGCGACACCCCGGACGAGATGTTCACCTGGTTCGCGCGCGCGATCTCGGACACCTCGGCGCGGGAGAGCTATCGCCGGATGCTCCGTGGTTGGGAGCAGTTGCGCGGCCGGGCGGTGGAGCAGTGCGGGGAGCTGATCGGACAGGTGGCGCACGAACTCGCTGCGGGCTTACGTGCTGCCGATTTCGACTCGCTGCTGGCTTCCGGCGCTGCGAGCGGACCCGACTTTTCGCCGGCGGAACTCGTGCCCGATCCGGCTCAGCGCCGGGCGGTACTGCGTGCGATCGAACTGCTGACCGGCCACCCGGACACCCGGCCGTGA
- the mgtE gene encoding magnesium transporter, whose amino-acid sequence MSQIDLIEVPTTLSESLQNVVESHRVDAALHWLDNHPPHVIADELARMDAVEAGVAFRLLDKDLALAVFEELEPVDQQQILQGLRDQSFRELVEGMAPDDRARMLREAPAKVAKKALAGLSPRERRMTAALLGYPEGSVGRYMSPEVVAIPGTLTVADALRTVRLKGGNAETVYTLPVVDASRRLQGIVELRELVLTGPDTMVADLVVTEPAFVRATDSAEKAARLMRETNDINLPVVDSEDRLVGLLTIDDAVEVIEAADSEDVAKQAGSAPWEGHYMAAGVFQLARYRALWLMLLLVAATLTVSVTGFFEATLEQAAQLALFIPLLIGAGGNAGAQAATACVRAVAVGEVRGGDLLKVIWRECRVGLVLGTMLAVVGVAIGGLFVGPRVAVVVGVTLVLICAWAATIGGTMPLLAKRLRIDPAVVSAPMVTTLVDATGLIIYFTTAKLVLGI is encoded by the coding sequence ATGTCGCAGATCGATCTCATCGAAGTGCCGACGACGCTGTCGGAATCCCTCCAGAACGTGGTCGAAAGCCACCGTGTGGACGCCGCGCTGCACTGGTTGGACAATCATCCACCACACGTCATCGCCGACGAACTCGCCCGGATGGACGCGGTCGAGGCCGGTGTGGCGTTCCGGTTGCTGGACAAGGATCTGGCGCTGGCGGTGTTCGAGGAACTCGAGCCGGTCGATCAGCAGCAGATCCTCCAGGGCCTGCGTGACCAGAGCTTCCGCGAACTGGTCGAGGGGATGGCGCCCGACGACCGGGCGCGCATGCTGCGCGAGGCTCCCGCGAAGGTGGCGAAGAAGGCCCTCGCCGGGCTGAGTCCGCGCGAACGCCGGATGACCGCCGCCCTGCTCGGCTACCCGGAGGGATCGGTCGGGCGGTACATGTCGCCCGAGGTCGTCGCGATCCCCGGGACCCTCACCGTCGCCGACGCCTTGCGCACGGTTCGCCTCAAGGGCGGTAACGCCGAAACGGTCTACACCCTGCCCGTGGTCGACGCGAGCCGCCGCCTCCAGGGCATCGTGGAACTGCGTGAACTGGTGCTCACCGGCCCCGACACCATGGTCGCCGACCTGGTGGTCACCGAACCCGCGTTCGTCCGCGCCACCGATTCGGCCGAGAAGGCAGCGCGCCTCATGCGCGAGACCAACGACATCAACCTGCCGGTCGTGGACAGCGAGGACCGCTTGGTCGGGCTGCTCACCATCGACGACGCGGTCGAGGTCATCGAGGCCGCCGACAGCGAGGACGTCGCCAAGCAGGCCGGTTCGGCTCCCTGGGAGGGCCACTACATGGCGGCCGGGGTGTTCCAGCTCGCCCGCTACCGCGCGCTGTGGCTGATGCTGCTGCTGGTCGCGGCGACACTGACGGTGAGCGTGACCGGTTTCTTCGAGGCGACCCTCGAACAGGCTGCTCAGCTGGCGCTGTTCATTCCCTTGCTCATCGGCGCGGGCGGTAACGCGGGTGCTCAGGCGGCGACAGCGTGTGTGCGTGCGGTCGCGGTGGGTGAGGTGCGTGGCGGTGACCTGCTCAAGGTCATCTGGCGGGAATGCCGGGTGGGTTTGGTCCTCGGGACCATGCTGGCCGTGGTCGGTGTGGCCATCGGCGGGCTGTTCGTGGGCCCCCGGGTCGCGGTGGTCGTCGGCGTCACGCTGGTACTCATCTGTGCCTGGGCCGCCACCATCGGCGGCACGATGCCCCTACTCGCCAAGCGACTGCGGATCGACCCGGCGGTGGTGTCGGCACCGATGGTCACGACGCTGGTCGATGCCACCGGTCTGATCATCTATTTCACGACCGCGAAGCTGGTTCTCGGTATTTGA
- a CDS encoding Fic family protein — MTLRECHQLFADRHVEGVVEMVLDATVHHDTPVTADRLFGWHAALFPTGYSGRTRISIGSWRTDDAGPMQVVSGGYGRERVHFEAPPAARLDAEMEKFLDWIDTDTAEPAIIKAGLAHLWFVTVHPFDDGNGRIARALGDLWLARADHSTRRFYSLSAQIQRDRAAYYRVLERTQKGALDVTGWLTWFLEALHRAIVQSDETVDKVLLKSRFWRRWQQISMNDRQMTMLNRILDGFDGELTTRKWAVITKSSQDTALRDVNELVGLGVLRRSNSAGRSTSYELVGL, encoded by the coding sequence TTGACGCTGCGCGAGTGCCATCAGCTATTCGCCGACAGGCACGTGGAGGGTGTCGTCGAAATGGTTCTCGACGCCACCGTGCACCACGACACGCCCGTTACCGCGGACCGCCTGTTCGGCTGGCACGCCGCGCTTTTCCCGACCGGATACTCGGGCCGGACCCGGATCTCCATCGGCTCGTGGCGCACCGACGACGCCGGACCGATGCAAGTGGTGTCCGGGGGTTACGGCCGGGAGCGGGTGCACTTCGAGGCACCGCCGGCCGCGCGGCTGGACGCCGAGATGGAGAAGTTCCTGGACTGGATCGATACCGATACCGCGGAACCGGCGATCATCAAAGCCGGACTCGCACATCTGTGGTTCGTGACCGTGCATCCCTTCGACGACGGAAATGGGCGCATCGCCCGCGCCCTCGGTGATCTGTGGCTGGCGCGCGCCGACCACAGCACTCGGCGGTTCTACAGTCTTTCCGCACAGATCCAACGCGACCGCGCGGCCTACTACCGGGTCTTGGAACGCACCCAGAAAGGCGCCCTCGACGTGACAGGGTGGCTGACCTGGTTTCTCGAAGCGCTGCATCGTGCGATCGTCCAGTCCGACGAGACGGTCGACAAGGTCTTGCTGAAGTCCCGTTTCTGGCGGCGCTGGCAGCAGATTTCGATGAACGACCGCCAAATGACGATGCTGAACCGGATCCTGGACGGATTCGACGGCGAACTCACCACTCGTAAGTGGGCGGTCATCACCAAAAGCTCTCAGGACACCGCACTGCGGGATGTCAACGAACTCGTCGGCCTCGGTGTGCTGCGGCGATCGAACTCGGCTGGTCGCAGCACCTCCTATGAGCTTGTCGGGCTTTGA
- a CDS encoding AraC family transcriptional regulator produces MNRRPLPLAGHRVLRTPDVDEARDVIGKVLQAPHDVRITGGAHRFEARQNAVSLGRVALAALDYGAGAEVKVTPRHTDNLYLVHIQLAGAVGAVSGEERATATRACATIAQPHEPFMLDWPAESPMLLVWFDASYMKSILQQMIGGELTGRLRFELGQDLTAPPMRAWLDQVRLVVREIDQGQRVATHPLALRHLHDLMITGLLLGARHSYSEQLHGDRSTPVASKVERAVDFMRVHAAEPMTVTRLAAAAGVGVRTLQESFRRHLDTTPTAYLRRIRLEHVRTELEQADSQETTVSAIALRWGFTHFGDFARSYRLAYGERPSETLRKSPRK; encoded by the coding sequence GTGAACAGAAGACCGTTGCCGTTGGCCGGTCACCGTGTGCTGCGGACCCCCGATGTCGACGAGGCCCGTGACGTGATCGGCAAGGTGCTGCAGGCACCCCACGATGTCAGGATCACCGGTGGGGCCCACCGGTTCGAAGCCCGGCAGAACGCGGTATCGCTGGGGCGGGTCGCGCTCGCCGCGCTCGACTACGGTGCCGGTGCCGAGGTAAAGGTCACCCCACGCCACACCGACAACCTGTATCTGGTGCACATCCAGCTGGCCGGCGCCGTCGGCGCGGTCAGCGGGGAGGAACGAGCGACAGCGACGAGGGCGTGCGCGACGATAGCTCAGCCCCACGAACCGTTCATGCTGGATTGGCCGGCCGAGAGCCCGATGCTGCTGGTGTGGTTCGACGCGTCGTACATGAAGTCGATATTGCAGCAGATGATCGGCGGCGAGTTGACGGGCCGACTGCGGTTCGAACTGGGCCAAGACCTCACGGCCCCACCGATGCGGGCCTGGCTGGACCAGGTGCGGCTCGTAGTCCGCGAGATCGACCAGGGGCAGCGGGTCGCCACTCACCCCCTCGCACTACGCCACCTGCACGACCTGATGATCACCGGCCTGCTGCTCGGCGCCCGCCACTCGTACTCCGAACAGTTGCACGGCGACCGGTCCACGCCGGTGGCCTCGAAGGTCGAACGGGCGGTTGATTTCATGCGGGTGCACGCGGCGGAACCCATGACCGTGACCCGGCTGGCGGCCGCCGCAGGTGTCGGTGTGCGGACCTTGCAGGAAAGCTTCCGCAGGCACCTGGATACGACCCCCACGGCCTACCTCCGGCGGATACGGCTCGAACACGTCCGGACCGAACTGGAGCAGGCCGATTCGCAGGAGACGACGGTATCGGCGATCGCACTCCGTTGGGGTTTCACGCATTTCGGCGATTTCGCCAGGTCCTACCGGCTGGCCTACGGCGAACGACCCAGCGAGACCCTGCGGAAATCCCCCCGGAAGTAG
- a CDS encoding DUF3558 domain-containing protein codes for MVTGKRKLLVALVGGMVLALTGCESSIEGATNVSATPAMAAVPAGYNACTDVPQSVLDAEGLKMPIPDDTDLSSGAKWRGCIWAQPDGYAVSIQTTNLTLDMVRDKNFPDATESTISGRETLSTRRPGDEPEESCYVNVEMTGGSLQFGLTNPSSAPDTGHLDTCELGRALAEKVVPSIPADM; via the coding sequence GTGGTCACGGGGAAACGCAAGCTACTGGTCGCGCTGGTCGGCGGGATGGTACTGGCGCTGACTGGGTGTGAATCCTCCATCGAGGGAGCAACAAACGTGTCGGCTACTCCGGCCATGGCGGCGGTACCCGCAGGGTACAACGCGTGCACAGATGTCCCGCAGAGTGTGCTGGACGCGGAGGGTCTGAAGATGCCGATTCCGGACGATACGGATTTGTCGAGCGGAGCGAAGTGGCGCGGGTGTATCTGGGCGCAGCCGGATGGGTATGCGGTCAGTATTCAAACGACGAATCTCACCCTGGATATGGTGCGGGACAAGAACTTTCCCGATGCTACGGAGTCCACGATCAGCGGCCGGGAGACGCTGTCCACGAGGCGTCCGGGCGATGAACCGGAAGAGTCCTGTTACGTAAACGTCGAAATGACCGGCGGTAGCCTGCAGTTCGGATTGACCAATCCGTCGTCCGCTCCTGACACCGGGCATCTGGATACTTGCGAGCTGGGCAGGGCGCTGGCAGAGAAGGTTGTGCCGTCGATACCTGCGGATATGTAG
- a CDS encoding ESX secretion-associated protein EspG: MAEWVWEPDDFAALWYSDAYDRFPTPLRYTSRFAFNDEARAHRLTVRDRYSREERAGIQVALDTLGTSEMRIEILGSTCAHKRSTGRDDRRQYRIVGARTEAYAVMLSQVGAEGDYGPIQVRLFRPENLAARLVSGLAPCTPGTGEAATFHPGDLEPRQEAHFEDHRRARAREEYRKLIGREKDGSGCAVLLMGRFDAATEPARVLRWHDIAGDGRYTEQRGNHVTVRPATSAEFTRHFGTWLDNAWRRLEEERADAAW, translated from the coding sequence ATGGCCGAGTGGGTTTGGGAGCCGGATGATTTCGCGGCGCTGTGGTACAGCGACGCCTACGATCGGTTTCCGACTCCGCTGCGCTACACCAGCCGTTTCGCCTTCAACGACGAAGCCCGGGCCCATCGCCTCACGGTCCGTGACCGGTATTCGCGGGAGGAACGAGCCGGGATCCAGGTCGCGCTCGACACTCTGGGTACCTCCGAGATGCGCATCGAGATCCTCGGCTCCACCTGTGCGCACAAACGCAGTACCGGGCGCGATGACAGGCGCCAATACCGGATCGTCGGGGCACGTACCGAGGCATACGCGGTCATGTTGAGCCAGGTGGGTGCCGAAGGCGATTACGGTCCGATCCAGGTGCGTCTCTTCCGCCCGGAAAATCTCGCGGCCCGTCTGGTTTCTGGTCTCGCCCCCTGCACACCCGGTACCGGGGAAGCGGCCACTTTCCACCCCGGGGATCTGGAACCCCGACAAGAGGCCCATTTCGAGGACCACCGGCGTGCCCGGGCTCGCGAGGAGTATCGAAAGCTGATCGGCCGGGAAAAGGACGGCAGCGGTTGTGCGGTGCTGCTCATGGGGCGTTTCGACGCGGCGACCGAGCCGGCCCGAGTGCTGCGGTGGCACGATATCGCGGGCGACGGCCGTTATACCGAACAGCGCGGTAACCATGTGACGGTTCGACCGGCCACCTCCGCAGAGTTCACCCGCCATTTCGGTACCTGGCTGGACAATGCCTGGCGCCGGTTGGAGGAGGAACGCGCGGACGCCGCTTGGTGA
- a CDS encoding helix-turn-helix domain-containing protein, whose product MPSKADLSGTTLPRRQLGRALRDARHAHGATLDQVARDTEFSRATLSRIELGQYERIKVREVEYLCRYYGLSSEKMSYLKAVAAQSSTTVWWQGYRHVLGGGFTTYLELESYATELQVFQPLIVPGLLQTGDYARQIFAKYSPGESEDSIEGKVELRMRRYARLTRRHLRIRVEFVIHESVLHAVVGSARVMAAQCRHIADISARDNIEVRVLPFSAGIPTGGVMTPFIVLGFLDGEPSAVYAEAALGSTTFDDAEDVLRYRSLYDLIRAATIDETASRDRIRKIARRYEQ is encoded by the coding sequence ATGCCGAGCAAGGCGGATCTCAGCGGCACCACATTGCCGCGGCGGCAGCTGGGACGGGCGTTGCGTGATGCCCGCCACGCTCACGGAGCGACGTTGGATCAAGTCGCGCGGGATACGGAGTTCAGCCGGGCAACGCTGAGCCGTATCGAGTTGGGGCAGTACGAGCGGATCAAGGTTCGCGAGGTCGAATACCTCTGCCGCTACTACGGTTTATCTTCTGAGAAAATGAGCTACTTGAAAGCCGTAGCAGCGCAATCGAGTACAACAGTTTGGTGGCAAGGATATCGCCATGTTCTGGGAGGCGGTTTCACGACTTACCTGGAATTGGAGTCCTATGCTACAGAACTTCAAGTATTCCAGCCACTAATTGTTCCCGGCCTTCTTCAGACGGGCGATTATGCAAGGCAGATATTCGCCAAGTATTCCCCCGGAGAGTCGGAAGACTCTATCGAGGGAAAGGTGGAATTGCGTATGCGTCGATACGCACGACTTACACGGCGACATTTGAGGATCCGGGTCGAGTTCGTAATACATGAAAGCGTTCTACATGCGGTGGTCGGATCGGCTCGAGTCATGGCTGCTCAATGTCGACACATCGCCGATATTAGTGCACGTGACAACATTGAGGTCAGGGTGTTGCCATTTTCTGCGGGGATTCCGACTGGCGGTGTCATGACGCCGTTCATCGTTCTCGGGTTTCTCGACGGAGAGCCGTCGGCAGTTTATGCCGAAGCAGCCCTGGGGTCGACTACTTTCGACGATGCTGAAGACGTGCTGCGCTACCGATCGCTCTATGACCTGATCCGAGCCGCGACTATCGACGAGACGGCTTCCCGAGACCGAATCAGAAAGATAGCAAGGAGATACGAGCAGTGA
- a CDS encoding DUF3459 domain-containing protein, whose protein sequence is MARLRKGRCPRLQVFGRARAAVHIDGVGRLYQRSSWQLLTMAVNLGRRTVAFWAARRGTGQELCKSLRPRRGFRRIVRESVGVRSVAVQVVPVLRPPEMVMASPL, encoded by the coding sequence TTGGCTCGACTCAGGAAGGGTCGGTGTCCGCGACTCCAAGTATTCGGACGGGCCCGTGCTGCGGTTCACATCGACGGAGTGGGGCGCCTTTACCAGCGCTCTTCGTGGCAGCTGCTCACGATGGCGGTGAATCTCGGCCGACGAACGGTCGCGTTCTGGGCCGCGCGCCGCGGTACCGGGCAGGAACTGTGCAAGTCCCTGCGCCCGCGACGCGGTTTCCGGAGGATAGTCAGAGAGTCCGTCGGTGTGCGCTCTGTTGCGGTTCAGGTCGTGCCGGTGCTGAGGCCGCCGGAGATGGTGATGGCTTCGCCGTTGTAG
- a CDS encoding mycofactocin-coupled SDR family oxidoreductase, giving the protein MGKLDGQVAVVTGGARGQGRSHAVALAGAGADIVVCDIGASIASVPYALGSPDDLAETVELVGETGRRCLAITADVRDQRQMDAVADRTISEFGHIDILLANAGIASNAFLSEMPEQTWRDMIDVNLTGVYHSFRAVVPHMLERGRGRIVATSSIVARMGARKSGHYAAAKWGVVGLVKSLAEEVGAQGITVNAVLPSGVQTDMIMNPAIYRELMPDVENPTREAALAMFEAGGGLIQPAEVSEMILLLVSDTGARYNGEAITISGGLSTGTT; this is encoded by the coding sequence ATGGGGAAGTTGGACGGACAGGTCGCTGTCGTCACCGGCGGCGCGCGTGGGCAGGGCCGGTCGCACGCCGTCGCACTGGCCGGCGCGGGCGCCGATATCGTGGTCTGCGATATCGGCGCGTCGATCGCGAGCGTGCCCTACGCCCTGGGCTCGCCCGACGATCTCGCCGAGACTGTGGAGTTGGTCGGCGAAACCGGCCGCCGATGCCTCGCGATCACCGCCGACGTCCGCGATCAGCGACAGATGGACGCTGTAGCCGATCGAACGATCTCCGAGTTCGGACATATCGATATCCTGCTGGCCAATGCGGGTATCGCGTCCAACGCCTTTCTCTCCGAGATGCCCGAGCAGACCTGGCGGGACATGATCGATGTGAACCTGACCGGCGTCTACCACAGTTTCCGCGCCGTGGTCCCGCATATGCTCGAGCGCGGCCGAGGGCGGATCGTCGCCACCTCCTCCATCGTCGCCCGGATGGGCGCCCGCAAGTCCGGCCACTACGCCGCCGCGAAATGGGGTGTGGTCGGCCTGGTGAAATCGCTGGCGGAAGAGGTCGGCGCACAGGGAATCACCGTGAACGCGGTGCTGCCCTCCGGCGTACAGACCGATATGATCATGAACCCCGCCATCTACCGCGAACTCATGCCCGATGTCGAGAACCCGACGCGCGAGGCGGCGCTGGCAATGTTCGAAGCGGGAGGTGGGCTGATCCAGCCGGCGGAGGTCTCGGAGATGATCCTGCTGCTGGTCTCCGACACCGGGGCTCGCTACAACGGCGAAGCCATCACCATCTCCGGCGGCCTCAGCACCGGCACGACCTGA
- a CDS encoding DUF1801 domain-containing protein gives MGANTSTTSAKGTEGFSEDERAAMKERAAELKKETNRGRGNKAATEELDVLSKIAEMEVSDRVVAERIHSIVTTNAPELSPKLWYGQPAYARKGKVVCFFRSGHADKERYSTFGFTTEANIDDDGGLWPTSFAVTEMSSKAEKTITALVEKAGS, from the coding sequence ATGGGCGCGAATACCAGCACGACCAGCGCAAAGGGCACAGAAGGCTTCTCCGAGGACGAACGTGCTGCGATGAAGGAGCGTGCTGCGGAACTGAAGAAGGAGACGAACCGTGGTCGTGGCAACAAGGCGGCCACCGAGGAGCTCGACGTGCTGTCGAAAATCGCGGAGATGGAAGTATCAGACCGTGTGGTGGCCGAACGCATCCACTCCATCGTTACCACCAACGCCCCCGAGTTGTCGCCGAAGCTGTGGTACGGACAGCCGGCCTACGCCAGGAAAGGGAAGGTTGTGTGCTTCTTCCGTAGCGGGCACGCCGACAAAGAGCGCTACTCGACCTTCGGCTTCACCACTGAAGCGAACATCGACGACGACGGCGGCCTGTGGCCCACATCGTTCGCCGTGACCGAGATGAGCAGCAAGGCCGAAAAGACGATCACCGCCCTTGTCGAGAAGGCTGGGAGCTGA
- a CDS encoding TetR/AcrR family transcriptional regulator, translating into MTIGARKRRAGASRRSDVLRAVLDIVSDRGYQATRFQDVAASTGLAVSTLQGYFGSRADMVVEAMMTGTDDEVSAMQKAARESADPWQQLVILVDRGLRTPIPIWRVLMEFWCAAAHDEELRQHSITLQRKYRQPFLDAITGGIECGRFQPTHAPDAIADATIATLDGLLFPYVLRQPHPGDSVEVRAVILDQLAHTLGARS; encoded by the coding sequence ATGACGATCGGTGCGAGGAAGCGTCGCGCAGGCGCAAGCCGGAGAAGTGACGTGCTGAGAGCGGTTCTCGACATCGTGTCCGATAGGGGATACCAGGCGACACGGTTTCAGGACGTCGCGGCCTCGACCGGTCTGGCCGTCAGCACCTTGCAAGGATATTTCGGTTCACGCGCCGACATGGTCGTCGAGGCGATGATGACCGGAACCGATGACGAAGTGTCTGCCATGCAAAAGGCCGCTCGTGAGTCCGCTGACCCGTGGCAGCAATTGGTGATATTGGTCGATCGCGGACTGCGGACACCCATCCCGATATGGCGAGTGCTGATGGAATTCTGGTGCGCCGCCGCACATGACGAGGAGCTGCGACAACACAGCATCACGCTGCAGCGAAAGTACCGGCAGCCGTTTCTCGACGCGATCACCGGTGGTATCGAATGTGGCCGATTCCAGCCGACCCATGCGCCCGATGCCATCGCGGATGCGACCATAGCGACCCTGGATGGGTTGCTTTTTCCGTATGTTCTGAGACAGCCGCATCCTGGCGATTCCGTTGAAGTACGCGCAGTGATCCTCGACCAACTCGCGCACACTCTGGGGGCGCGGTCGTAA